The bacterium genome includes a region encoding these proteins:
- a CDS encoding family 1 glycosylhydrolase, translating to MLQFSFPKDFVWGAATAAHQVEGNNTHSDFWCLEHTPGTIFTEPSGDACDQLHRYPEDISLLAELGFGAYRFSIEWARIEPEEGQFSRAALDHYRRVLASCREHGLRTCVTFHHFTSPLWFSADGGWESEKCVDRFRRYCEHAVAHLGDEIDIACTINEANLPAALAVSGTIPREGLKKLAPFVAEAARRCGSDLEHFSPFLLSQPFLTRDRMLAAHIGARDILRAGPGNFPVGITLAMQDYQAAPGGEETLARALDESFTPFFEAARTDDFLGVQTYSRVRFGPDGPLPPEEDVPVLIMGYEYWPQALEATLRLAAREARVPLYVTENGLGGDDDEQRVAYYSAALASLVRCLQDGLDIRGYFAWSLLDNYEWIHGYGPRFGLVSVDRSTQERTPKASARCVGAVARSGVFDPESFSTAG from the coding sequence ATCTTGCAGTTCTCGTTCCCAAAAGACTTCGTATGGGGAGCAGCCACCGCGGCCCATCAGGTAGAAGGCAATAACACCCACAGCGATTTCTGGTGCCTCGAACACACGCCCGGTACAATCTTCACCGAGCCGTCCGGTGACGCCTGCGACCAACTCCATCGCTATCCAGAAGACATTTCCCTGCTAGCCGAACTCGGCTTTGGCGCGTACCGCTTCTCGATCGAATGGGCGCGCATCGAACCCGAAGAGGGTCAGTTTTCTCGCGCTGCACTCGATCACTACCGCAGAGTCCTCGCGAGTTGTCGCGAACACGGACTGCGCACCTGCGTCACCTTCCATCACTTCACGAGCCCACTCTGGTTCAGCGCGGACGGAGGCTGGGAAAGCGAGAAATGTGTCGATCGATTCCGTCGCTACTGCGAGCACGCTGTCGCGCATCTCGGCGATGAGATCGACATCGCGTGCACGATCAATGAGGCGAACTTGCCGGCCGCACTCGCGGTCTCGGGAACCATTCCTCGCGAGGGCCTCAAGAAACTAGCGCCGTTCGTGGCCGAAGCGGCTCGACGCTGCGGAAGTGATCTAGAACACTTCTCGCCATTCTTGCTGAGCCAGCCGTTTCTGACGCGCGACCGAATGCTCGCGGCCCATATCGGAGCGCGTGACATCCTCCGCGCGGGTCCCGGAAACTTTCCGGTCGGCATCACGCTCGCGATGCAGGACTATCAAGCAGCTCCCGGCGGTGAAGAGACTCTTGCACGAGCGCTGGACGAAAGTTTCACGCCGTTCTTCGAAGCGGCCCGCACAGATGATTTCCTCGGTGTGCAGACTTACAGTCGCGTCCGCTTCGGCCCGGACGGCCCACTTCCACCAGAAGAGGACGTACCCGTGCTAATCATGGGATACGAGTACTGGCCCCAGGCCCTCGAAGCGACTCTGCGACTCGCGGCGCGGGAAGCTCGAGTCCCTCTTTACGTGACCGAAAATGGACTCGGCGGCGATGATGATGAGCAGCGGGTAGCGTACTACTCCGCGGCCCTGGCTTCACTCGTGCGCTGCCTTCAAGACGGTCTGGATATTCGCGGCTATTTTGCCTGGTCACTCCTGGACAACTACGAGTGGATCCACGGCTACGGACCGCGTTTCGGACTCGTTTCGGTGGACCGGTCAACCCAGGAAAGAACTCCAAAGGCCAGTGCTCGGTGCGTAGGAGCCGTCGCACGGAGCGGCGTATTCGATCCCGAGAGCTTCTCGACCGCTGGCTGA
- a CDS encoding SMP-30/gluconolactonase/LRE family protein has translation MSIEILASGYGLIEGPRVDASNRLYFSDVHKGGVYRRSADGTIKTIVPRRRGVGGIALHADGGVVISGRNVCHVDSEGQTRVLLERDDIPGFNDLFCDREGRIYVGALRSDPFGNDAGGKTGELWRISGPDQAEELYGGIRLSNGIGFSPDGRLLYHSDTVPQAILVHELTPEGEAKHRRVLVKLDSGAPDGLAVDAEGCIWVAVYGGGCAARYTPTGELERRIEVPATAVTSLCFGGSDLRDLYIVTADNTEDATLGGTVFRTRVDTPGLPVPLARV, from the coding sequence ATGAGCATCGAAATCCTTGCCAGCGGTTATGGATTGATCGAAGGCCCGCGGGTCGACGCCTCGAATCGGCTCTACTTCAGCGATGTTCACAAGGGCGGAGTCTATCGACGTTCAGCGGACGGAACGATCAAGACGATCGTACCCCGGCGCAGAGGTGTGGGAGGAATTGCTCTACACGCGGATGGAGGCGTGGTGATCTCGGGGCGCAACGTCTGCCACGTCGACAGCGAGGGGCAGACCCGTGTGCTTCTGGAGCGGGATGACATACCCGGTTTCAACGACTTGTTCTGCGACCGCGAAGGACGGATCTACGTCGGCGCGCTGCGCTCCGATCCGTTCGGAAATGACGCCGGCGGAAAGACCGGCGAACTCTGGCGGATTTCCGGACCCGACCAGGCCGAAGAACTCTACGGCGGTATACGACTCAGCAACGGGATCGGCTTTTCTCCCGATGGTCGGCTGCTCTATCACAGCGATACTGTTCCCCAGGCAATCCTCGTGCACGAGTTGACGCCTGAAGGAGAAGCGAAACACCGCCGGGTTCTTGTGAAGCTCGACAGCGGAGCGCCGGACGGTCTCGCGGTCGACGCGGAGGGTTGCATCTGGGTAGCTGTTTACGGCGGAGGTTGCGCAGCTCGCTACACACCTACGGGTGAACTCGAACGACGGATCGAAGTTCCGGCCACCGCGGTAACGAGTCTGTGTTTCGGCGGAAGTGATCTGCGCGACCTCTACATCGTAACCGCCGACAATACCGAAGACGCCACTCTCGGAGGCACGGTCTTCCGGACACGAGTCGATACACCCGGGCTTCCCGTCCCTCTCGCACGGGTCTAG
- a CDS encoding hemolysin III family protein translates to MSLGSMQNPVRGFLHGGATLLFTIGAVLLWTRSQGPLAPRAALVCFGLSLIGLYSVSSLYHSVPWSTRWKERMRRLDHSMIYVLIAGSFTPIAFILLDGWLCGVTLAAAWSITLIGVLQKLLAPRVHSGFSAGLQVTQGWLVLPLLGPLSERLPIEGLQLAVFGGLLYTVGFVLFVTQRPRLWPRVFSYHETFHLFVIGGSASHYALALAYLVPLV, encoded by the coding sequence ATGAGCCTGGGCTCGATGCAAAATCCCGTGCGCGGGTTTCTGCACGGCGGCGCAACACTGCTCTTCACGATCGGCGCGGTCTTGCTCTGGACGCGTAGCCAAGGTCCGCTGGCACCCCGCGCAGCTCTGGTTTGTTTTGGCCTTAGCTTGATCGGACTCTATTCGGTGAGCAGCCTGTATCACTCGGTGCCCTGGAGTACCCGCTGGAAAGAGCGGATGCGCCGGCTAGATCACTCGATGATCTATGTCTTGATCGCCGGCAGTTTCACACCCATCGCCTTCATCCTGCTCGACGGCTGGCTGTGCGGCGTCACGCTTGCAGCCGCGTGGAGCATCACCTTGATCGGAGTCCTGCAGAAGCTACTCGCTCCACGCGTTCACAGCGGCTTCTCGGCGGGCTTGCAGGTGACTCAGGGCTGGCTCGTCCTTCCGCTGCTGGGCCCACTATCCGAGCGCCTGCCCATCGAGGGCCTTCAACTCGCAGTATTCGGGGGGCTGCTCTACACCGTGGGTTTTGTCCTTTTCGTCACCCAGAGACCACGCCTCTGGCCGCGCGTGTTCTCCTACCACGAAACTTTTCACCTGTTCGTGATCGGAGGCAGCGCCAGCCACTACGCGCTTGCGCTCGCCTACCTCGTTCCCCTGGTCTGA
- a CDS encoding alpha/beta fold hydrolase has protein sequence MSLTASLRTQAEHTIEVPGHGDTIVREHTGPEGAPVLMLLHGLGATAALNWGRCYDALSQHFRVLSLDHRGHGRGLRTRRFRLEQCADDAVAAAETMGVKRFIAVGYSMGGPIASLTWRRHPEHVSGLVLCATARHFARRGAARFARATLPIAAAAVRLVPSLVQRSATHRMLQSIEHPEMRDRVRDELLGHDPATVIQAAQAVTSFASQDWIGEVGVPTSVVVTTLDELVPVSRQRKLADSISGAEVFEVEGDHAACVVRGEFVSTLVRACRSVSQRVELASTLPDCPGP, from the coding sequence ATGAGCTTGACTGCTTCCTTGAGAACGCAAGCCGAGCACACGATAGAGGTTCCCGGTCACGGGGATACCATCGTGCGCGAGCATACCGGACCCGAAGGTGCTCCGGTCCTGATGCTTCTGCATGGTCTCGGTGCAACGGCTGCGCTCAACTGGGGCCGCTGCTACGACGCTCTATCGCAGCACTTCCGCGTGCTGAGCCTCGATCACCGGGGGCATGGACGGGGCCTTCGAACTCGGCGCTTTCGTCTGGAGCAGTGTGCCGACGACGCCGTCGCAGCTGCGGAAACCATGGGAGTCAAGCGTTTCATCGCCGTTGGCTATTCGATGGGCGGTCCCATTGCTTCGTTGACGTGGAGACGCCATCCAGAGCATGTGAGCGGTCTTGTACTCTGCGCGACAGCGCGTCACTTCGCGCGTCGCGGAGCTGCTCGGTTTGCTCGGGCGACCTTGCCGATTGCTGCGGCAGCGGTTCGTCTGGTCCCGAGTCTGGTCCAACGCAGTGCGACACACCGCATGTTGCAAAGCATCGAGCATCCAGAGATGCGAGATCGAGTCCGCGATGAACTACTGGGGCACGATCCGGCCACCGTCATTCAGGCTGCTCAGGCTGTTACCAGCTTCGCGTCGCAAGACTGGATCGGAGAAGTGGGTGTGCCGACGTCCGTGGTCGTTACTACACTCGACGAACTGGTTCCCGTATCGCGGCAGCGAAAACTCGCCGATTCGATTTCCGGTGCAGAGGTTTTCGAAGTCGAGGGCGATCATGCGGCCTGCGTAGTGCGGGGCGAGTTCGTGTCCACGCTCGTACGTGCTTGTCGCTCTGTCTCCCAACGTGTCGAACTCGCGTCGACACTCCCCGACTGTCCTGGCCCGTGA